CATCACTGGAGGCCTGCTCCTGCTTGCACTCATCATTTTCATCCTTTGGAAGGTATATAATGTTCAAGTTAAACATGTAAATTTTATATATGACCTTGGTTTACAACGAAAACCTTGAGTCACATTCGCACATTTatgtgagagagagatacaGCTATCGAAAATACTAAGATTTATAACTCTGGAGCTAGAATGCTTTAAATTAAGTCTTTATTAGTTAAATCATAGAGCACAGAAGGAAAGATAGTGTATTTGTcaatactgccatgtcacatTTATTCAACTCCTACGTAATGTTGCTGAATTTAacacctactgctagtctgtagggcctaaagttgggttacaacatgattaaaccattaggACTCAATAACCAGCCTTCATTTGCGGTAGAGGgtttggctctccgtacacagcgctgtaccgcactgcgctcgtcaagtgtaggtgataagatgtttgattactgtgcacatgtcggagggggcgtggagcagcctcgtcctccccaatcaggagctgggaccagcattagtgagaggatgattgatgggcagaaattggatgcgctaaaaagtgggagaaaaagggggaaaaaaaagaatttccaaaccttgaacattcctagagacaccATTCAGCCTGGCTGCTGGACAAATACTTCCTTAAATTAAAACGTAAGACAATGCAAAAGGTCTTGTATAAAGTCATTTAACTCGATTGATCTTTTCCTATCATTTTGTCTTTGACACCCAAAAACTGTAACAATATGTAACTTTAACTGGTTATATCACTGGTTTGGTCTGTTGTCTGTCCTCTCTCTAGCTGGGCTTTTTCACAAGAAAACAAAGAGAGGAGGAAAAAGATGAGAACCACGAAGACTGAGCTGCACCACCACTGAAAGACTGGTTCCATTTGCCTCCCAAAGTGCACGATCTAGGAGTGCACGTATGCTTAAAAAAGTGACTCCTGCCCCTCATCTGGGAGCCGAACCTCTTAGTTCCTGCTCTCTGTTGCTAAGGGACAGAATGGATTATACAGTGTCGGATTAAAGCAAAGCGGAATGTGTTGTGAACGCGTGCACTATGTAAATAAAGCAGGTTCCCTCAAGACATCATTGAAAGAACTTCAGCAACTTTTTAAGGATGTTTTAAAGAATAACCTTAATAAAGCTATAATCAGGTGGCACTGCCAGTGTCAGGCTGGGATTTGGATTTCAGTGTGGGTAATAGATTATCAGTAGGGGGTAAAAATCTGAGTCCAATTAAATGCACAAATCATAAGTGCATAGAAGCATAAGGTGTATTTTacatcaaatgtatttattgctgTACTGATTCGTACTGAATTGTAATTtacttttactgtttatttctcAGGTTTATGATGTTTGGGTCAGATATCGATATTAAACCATTTTTGCAAGCCTGCCAACGTTTATAAATCTAATTCCTTTAGATGAAACAGCTACAGTGGCAGCTTAGTCAGTAGAGCTCTGGCCTATCAACCAAAAGGATGTGGGTTCCAGTCCCACTATGCTAAGCAGCCACAGTTGAGCCCTTGACAATGGCTGACCTTGCACTCTTAGAACAGCTTTCAAAAAAACTGGGATGTACAGAGAAATCAtttttatgtactgtacacatATTATTGTATTTCACatgtttatacaccgatcatatGTATAAACCAGATATGTATGTACCAGATAGTTGTACCTGATAAAGTACCCAAGCAAATAAACTTGGGGTAGGGAGCTCCCAATATTCTTAGATACATGCCTaattatcatcatcactgtgTAAAATAATGCACTTGTTTTTAAGAAAGTACTTTATTATCATATAATTTATATTCTGTTCCAGTACCCTGCATTTCTAAATGACTCAAAGAAATTAAAACAACTAATACAACGGGTAAAACAAATACATCTACCAAGGCACTACAAACCATCATGGCTGAAATTCTGTACTGTCCATGACTTCTTAAATAACTCCCGAAACAAATACAAGTGCTGAAAAAACAGAGCAGGGAAAATGTACGTTTGTATttctgcacatacacacacagtcacaaagCCAAACTATTTAAGAAAGTAAACCATAATTAAAACTTCCACTGATGTATTATCGTGTGGCTGAGTTAATGTAAGACTCTAGAAGGAATATCGTCTCGTCCACCTGATTCTCGCTCGAGTCCAACCTGTCACCAAAAACAGTGAGAGAGATTGTTAAACCCAAAATCATTTAAATAGAGTAAAATATACTTATATTCTATTATCTTCTTATATTCTATATATACTTCTTATATTCTACTGTATAACATTTGAACTACAAGATTTATGATCCTTTAAGCACTCTCCAAACAAATTTGCCTACAGTTTATGGTCTCACAAAGAGTAGTATCACACAGTCCAGTCAGCAATCTCTGATTAAGGTGCCatgatcagccagcagtggcCACAATCGCAGTAGCAGTGAGGAGTCCATTTAATCTCACCTATCAGCAGTGGTGGACAAGCGctttagaccgctgtgccacctgagcacctaggaaatatatatatattttttatttccctAAATTTTCATCCCAAtccagtcgtatccaattacccgattgcattatgcttcctctatactgatgTTGATTTCCACCCTGGCTGAGGAGAGccaagactgtcacacgccccctccaacacgtgtgcagtagccgactgcatcttttcaactgcacgaggtgagttcatatgcggatcagctttgtgtacggagagccacactctgatcccattatccccagtccctgtgcaggcaccatcaaccagccagcagaggtcgtcattgcatcagttataaggtcccgTCCGGCAACCCACTAGAACAGCAGCcagttgttgttcatgtaggcgcccagcctgccgaatGGCAGAGATGAGTTTCAAACCAATAAATCACTCAACATCTGGCAATATGATACACAAAAGCAGGTTACCTGCCTAAAAGCTGAGTTCAATCTCTAAATATCGGTGAAGAAATAAATCGAAATGCGGATTTAAAACCAGGCAAACATCAGTGCACAGAACAGTAACGTTCTTCCGGCTCTTGGGAGTCAATCCCTGCAATTATGTTCCAGAAATACAGTTCAGGCCATTTAAGTAGCAAAAAGGGAACCAAAATCACTAtaataacatgtttttaaaacaagtcatcattatacagtggtacagtacttGTTAATGTGATGGCGCAGAGCCTCAAGCTGCTGTCTTTCTGGTGCGGTGATCATCTCCTCCACCTCGGCCAGCTGAGCCTGCTCTGCCCCGGTGGCCTGCAGAGACGCCAGGATCGCTTCTATACGCTGAGACTTCTCCAAATGACGcctgtcaatcagttcaaatgAATCAGAAATGTAATTCCTGCTGATCAGCACCCAAGCTGACCAGTGACCTCTACCTCCAGCACTTCTATAAGTAATTAAAGCGGACTTGAACTCACTTGTTTTCTTTGGTCTCAAACAGTCTTCTTTCTATCAGGTTACCCACCGCctgtgtacaatacacacacccatttactccACACAGATTCTTTTCTATAACAGGTGAGATATctttaataataagaataaagagGGAGAGTGAGGGTCTATAGGTGTGACACCTTATAGCAGTTCTGCAGCAGAAGTCTTGCTGTGGGCAGCTGGTTAACTGTGTACAGATAAAAGGTGCGTGATGGGGCATGGTCAGGGGTTTTGGGAATTTCCTAGAAATGACAAAAAAGACAGATGAGGACAGATGAAATGCATATGAATGTTCTTAGGTCTTATTTCCTCATGCCTTTCATGTCACTGCACATTAAATGTGTCGTCTAAAATGTTTATGCCTGACGAGCTAATTTtgacaaaacagaaaaaacatgGTAAAGACCTTTTAAAACCTCTGTGAAGTTGGTGTTTCATATAATCAGAAAGTAAAAGTGTTTGTTTATGCTGTGTCTGTACTGCTTACACACTTTACAGTTGTGCATACtgagaaataaaaaagcttCACCTTGTCGGTTGAGTATGGCTGTGGTGTTTCTATACTACTTGTATTCTTTTTGCACACACAAAAAGAGGGGCACAGCCATGCCATACCTCtctgggtctgattcattgggcaaaaaagCTCCTAAGACCAAATGTTTAGAGAAAGGAAGAAATTTTGGCTCAAAGTTGTGTGAAATCTTATTAAGGCAAGAGGAAGATGATCAAGGATTCAAGATCAGTGAAAAACATCTAAAACTTTTATATGCCAATGACAGCACTCATAGTAAAAAAGTACTATTGCactattaaacaaattaaatctATTATTATAAGCTGATCGATATGCtggattaaaaagtaaaatgatgGTGTGATGGTGTGCCTAGTTCACACAAATTTTTGTCCTGATTTTGGCTCGCTGTCTGGTCACCGCTAGATGTGGCGGCTCGGAAGTAACTCGACGTTCACTCTGGGTTCGAAACTctgctctcgatcgctatgtgtgaactgttcaacaactcgatccaagcgCTCgccgactcaagaaaaatatcatagcatgttaaatatctgaaccAGTTGGCGAGTCAAAATCCTGTTCTATgtcaaactacagccaatgaaaaCCCAAGACACGGGGTGATGGGAAACTGTAtgtatagtttctatcagaatacatcggcacacacaggctttacagtattttgtgatctAACTGTCTACGTCAAACCAAAACACcaatgctgcattgcaaaaaaagattgattaacctccaactcactacagaacagacaattcatgctggtcgcgttgccaaaatctactcggattcatttatttttcctccttgattttacgctgcacatcagcgcacaaactttgatcactcactacttgttgacgtgcatttttggacgtggtatcattaaacccctcgtcacttctcacgtttgttttcgtgacaaaacgtagtttaggagaccagacagactcgcctgtgattcctcaTGGTGATAGATCGCATAGTGTGTAAtcccctatcgctgatcagtcgtgtagtgtgaaatacacaacgacttgaaagactcccgaatacaagagatccagtcatgtagtgtgaactatacAGCAACCTGACAGctctgaaagtcgtgtagtgtgaacttggcattacctgTAGCTGGACCAGGTTTTCAGAGAGCAGAGTGTACAGCATGTCTTTAGCCTCCTTCGCTGGAATCATTGCAAAGTCCTCAACCTGCTTCTGCTCTAAATGGCGCTTACGCAATAACAGGCGAAAGATTCTGGCGGATCGTGAACCAAATCTTGTaccaaaaaaacacaataataaaataccgTTGATAACGAAACACAATCGCATACATGAATCAAACAAAAACCAATGATGAAACTTACCGCTCTTGGACCACAGACTCTAACGTAGCTCTGGCTAAGTTAGCCAAGGCTCTGTGAAGATCTGAACACAAGTTAAGTGTACCTTTCaactcatatatatatttatttggattttaacgtcatgttttactctttggttacatttatgacagaaacggtagttattggttacacaagattcattagttcacaagtttaacgtcaaacaccgtcatggacaatttagtgtctccaattcacctcacttgcacgtctttggactgtgggaggaaaccgaagcttaAAAAagggaacccacgcagacacggggaaaacatgccaactccacacagagaggacctggaccgctccacctggaaatcaaacccaggaccttcttgctgtgaggcaacagtgctaccccccgAGCCACGTGCCACCCAACCTTTCCATTCAATCTATAAACAACCACAACAGTTTTGCACAAATCATTAAGGATACTGACAACGTACATTCCTCCTCCACTGTCACCAGTTTTAGCCACAAACTCCATCTAAAGACGAGGCAGGCGAAGAAACAGGGGTAAAGAAACAGGGAGAGGTAAGTACATATGAAAAATTCTGCTAAGTTTATGTATTTGTTGAAATACAGTTGGCATATAATCTAATAAATATAAGTGCTTTATTACCGGATCATCCACCAGTAGAGTGAGATATTGGTCTAATATGGGTCTGCCAATGTTGTAACTGGAAGGGAGAGCTCTGAAAATCTGATAGACAATTTAACAAAACAGCAATTAAAACAAAGCCTTAATAAAGAAACCACATTTCAATGAATAGTGTTACAATAGTGTTTCAATGAATAGAATACAGACTGGGTGTGTGTTACCTCATTAGCTGACAGGGCCTGTGTTTGGGCAGCATTAGCTGGTGTTGTCACTTCACTCATCCGCAACATGGTCCGGACTATCTCACTGCTAGTCTGCGGTTCAAAGAGAAAGGCTGGTTATGATTTACACACAGCCAAAACATACTTATTAGAATTATACTTCTGAATGCCATCATTCAATGTAATGACCTCCATTCCAGGCACTACATTTCCCATAATGCCCAGCATCtttccaaaaacatgttttgttgtctcacagcaagatgtttgtttgtttattaggattttaacgtcatgttttacactttagttacattcatgacaggaacggtagttactcattactagggatgtaacgatacactctacccacgatacgatacgattcacgatactgggttcacgatatgat
This DNA window, taken from Trichomycterus rosablanca isolate fTriRos1 chromosome 3, fTriRos1.hap1, whole genome shotgun sequence, encodes the following:
- the polr3c gene encoding DNA-directed RNA polymerase III subunit RPC3 gives rise to the protein MTAQEVRLCSLLLREHFGEVVEKVGVHLLRSGALNLRVLAHETSLSLDLVKKSLCVLLQHGMCAYGPGRRGPGGPTEYRTKCERILYMLRYPRYIYTAKSLYGDTGELVIEELLQRGQMTMSSVVRTVADRLTQNMEDGQSMDYSEVTNAFSSLVETHFVQRCPPVDSSGETTSSDSSSTTTQTSQPESNSDCYKIPQVHLTGRGKRRRSSEDGETDNRSAKKAKLEKSEVFGDEGICWQVNFERFHLHFRHQAIIGAVASKLDQTSSEIVRTMLRMSEVTTPANAAQTQALSANEIFRALPSSYNIGRPILDQYLTLLVDDPMEFVAKTGDSGGGMYVVNLHRALANLARATLESVVQERFGSRSARIFRLLLRKRHLEQKQVEDFAMIPAKEAKDMLYTLLSENLVQLQEIPKTPDHAPSRTFYLYTVNQLPTARLLLQNCYKAVGNLIERRLFETKENKRHLEKSQRIEAILASLQATGAEQAQLAEVEEMITAPERQQLEALRHHINKLDSSENQVDETIFLLESYINSATR